The following proteins come from a genomic window of Triticum aestivum cultivar Chinese Spring chromosome 6A, IWGSC CS RefSeq v2.1, whole genome shotgun sequence:
- the LOC123132602 gene encoding uncharacterized protein codes for MKRAHKVVLAQPAAAAAMTPRPLPRAPRPVRGDGGEAFRASQRYQSLLQDYKELLKETAAKKNRLHLEKLKKQRLSAEVKFLRRRYTSMSENPSQTAVYRLKNPAMAPTSRTAVWVDHHRSVQAVGSSSKGHQPAQQQRQHPVPRASPVIDLNEACELSSSEETEEFHGYQETARADKVNKYMLEGNVVAGPSDSKMSAFWDARNPAAARAGKRKISWQDQLALRV; via the exons ATGAAGAGGGCTCACAAGGTGGTCCTGGCCCAGCCGGCGGCGGCTGCTGCGATGACGCCTCGGCCGCTGCCTCGCGCGCCCCGGCCCGTCCGCGGCGACGGGGGCGAGGCGTTCAGGGCGAGCCAGAGGTACCAGAGCCTCCTCCAGGACTACAAGGAGCTCCTCAAG GAAACTGCAGCAAAGAAGAACAGATTGCATTTGGAGAAGCTGAAAAAGCAAAGGCTTTCGGCTGAAGTCAA GTTTTTGCGGAGAAGGTACACATCGATGTCCGAAAATCCATCTCAGACTGCTGTTTATAGATTGAAGAACCCGGCAATGGCGCCTACTTCCCGGACAGCCGTGTGGGTTGATCACCACCGGTCCGTTCAGGCTGTTGGGAGTTCAAGCAAAGGTCATCAGCCCGCACAGCAGCAAAGGCAGCATCCGGTTCCACGGGCGTCTCCGGTTATCGACCTCAACGAGGCTTGTGAGCTG AGTTCCTCTGAGGAGACCGAAGAATTTCATGGTTACCAGGAGACTGCTAGGGCAGACAAGGTGAACAAGTACATGTTAGAGGGCAATGTTGTCGCCGGTCCTAGTGACTCGaaaatgtcggcgttctgggatgcTCGGAACCCTGCGGCGGCGCGAGCTGGGAAGAGGAAGATCTCATGGCAGGATCAGTTGGCTCTTAGAGTATAG